One window of Cydia pomonella isolate Wapato2018A chromosome 7, ilCydPomo1, whole genome shotgun sequence genomic DNA carries:
- the LOC133519920 gene encoding uncharacterized protein LOC133519920 isoform X2: MITRVLAVLAITAVAHCQEHHSHSYSTVITHEAPKKIEHHIPSYTTYEIPTHHESISSLSSSSVSSKEQVPNYILPTPEEVEKLPPPVVRTHIPSEPAPVHQNQEPPVPVQHYFTPVNFQAKPVQPALKPIPVLQQTVSVHHQAPVEQSVSLHYQSAPAIQTVSLHHQPTIQYESNPLHYESPVHHFSTPLHNDIASFQHELHQPHHEEHHEDYYAYPKYEFEYKVEDPHTGDKKSQHESRDGDVVKGYYSLHEADGSVRTVEYSADKHNG, translated from the exons ATGATTACAAGG GTATTGGCCGTTTTGGCTATCACAGCGGTGGCCCATTGTCAAGAGCACCATTCACACTCATATTCCACCGTCATCACACATGAAGCGCCAAAGAAGATCGAACATCATATCCCATCGTATACCACCTACGAAATACCTACCCACCACGAATCTATTTCATCACTCTCATCATCTTCTGTTTCATCTAAAGAACAAGTTCCTAATTACATCCTTCCTACTCCCGAAGAAGTTGAAAAACTACCGCCTCCAGTAGTCCGTACCCACATACCTTCCGAGCCCGCTCCCGTTCACCAAAACCAAGAACCTCCGGTTCCTGTTCAACATTACTTTACACCTGTCAACTTCCAAGCCAAACCTGTCCAGCCAGCGCTTAAGCCCATTCCTGTACTTCAGCAAACAGTATCTGTGCATCACCAAGCTCCTGTCGAACAATCGGTTTCCCTGCACTATCAATCCGCCCCAGCAATCCAAACAGTATCCCTGCATCATCAACCTACGATTCAATACGAGTCTAATCCATTACATTATGAATCTCCTGTGCATCATTTCTCCACTCCTTTGCATAATGATATTGCGTCGTTTCAACACGAATTGCACCAACCTCATCATGAAGAGCACCATGAAGATTATTAC GCGTACCCTAAGTACGAGTTCGAGTACAAGGTGGAGGACCCGCACACCGGCGACAAGAAGTCCCAGCACGAGTCCCGCGACGGTGACGTCGTGAAGGGCTACTACAGCCTGCACGAGGCCGATGGTTCTGTTCGTACAGTCGAGTATTCAGCTGACAAGCACAACGGGTAA
- the LOC133519920 gene encoding uncharacterized protein LOC133519920 isoform X1 has translation MITRVLAVLAITAVAHCQEHHSHSYSTVITHEAPKKIEHHIPSYTTYEIPTHHESISSLSSSSVSSKEQVPNYILPTPEEVEKLPPPVVRTHIPSEPAPVHQNQEPPVPVQHYFTPVNFQAKPVQPALKPIPVLQQTVSVHHQAPVEQSVSLHYQSAPAIQTVSLHHQPTIQYESNPLHYESPVHHFSTPLHNDIASFQHELHQPHHEEHHEDYYAYPKYEFEYKVEDPHTGDKKSQHESRDGDVVKGYYSLHEADGSVRTVEYSADKHNGFNANVKNDHHQSHH, from the exons ATGATTACAAGG GTATTGGCCGTTTTGGCTATCACAGCGGTGGCCCATTGTCAAGAGCACCATTCACACTCATATTCCACCGTCATCACACATGAAGCGCCAAAGAAGATCGAACATCATATCCCATCGTATACCACCTACGAAATACCTACCCACCACGAATCTATTTCATCACTCTCATCATCTTCTGTTTCATCTAAAGAACAAGTTCCTAATTACATCCTTCCTACTCCCGAAGAAGTTGAAAAACTACCGCCTCCAGTAGTCCGTACCCACATACCTTCCGAGCCCGCTCCCGTTCACCAAAACCAAGAACCTCCGGTTCCTGTTCAACATTACTTTACACCTGTCAACTTCCAAGCCAAACCTGTCCAGCCAGCGCTTAAGCCCATTCCTGTACTTCAGCAAACAGTATCTGTGCATCACCAAGCTCCTGTCGAACAATCGGTTTCCCTGCACTATCAATCCGCCCCAGCAATCCAAACAGTATCCCTGCATCATCAACCTACGATTCAATACGAGTCTAATCCATTACATTATGAATCTCCTGTGCATCATTTCTCCACTCCTTTGCATAATGATATTGCGTCGTTTCAACACGAATTGCACCAACCTCATCATGAAGAGCACCATGAAGATTATTAC GCGTACCCTAAGTACGAGTTCGAGTACAAGGTGGAGGACCCGCACACCGGCGACAAGAAGTCCCAGCACGAGTCCCGCGACGGTGACGTCGTGAAGGGCTACTACAGCCTGCACGAGGCCGATGGTTCTGTTCGTACAGTCGAGTATTCAGCTGACAAGCACAACGG